Proteins from a single region of Strix aluco isolate bStrAlu1 chromosome W, bStrAlu1.hap1, whole genome shotgun sequence:
- the LOC141917733 gene encoding uncharacterized protein LOC141917733, which translates to MLWKLYNLQESRLIQNQTSPGNWNFTVQLVSMIPVDIQRGWEATEANSKAFYVCPASNPGKSYCNYPGHFYCGYWGCETIASDWPTKGDKYISITWGPPGCIPPQHGSDGSGVWGSVRGVKSSPSECDRIEIEVKQPEDDTWLIGRTWGIRYWEPGADRGSFFKIIKERIPHDPLPVGPNPVLNPPTFSKKKKKKKKKKVVPVNIATPSPDSFLKTANGTMTEFSLSRDLKLLESKDPLWNLMQASLVQGQELQGLQMAVDEDLAKIEQSIQNLATSVKFLSEVVLQNRRGLDLLFLKEGGLCVALSEECGSFADHTGVVQDSMSELRKRLDQRRKDREAGRSWYENWFNVSPWLTTLLSALAGPLIMLILGLIFGPCILRYIFHFIKERFDTAKLLILTSRVEYESVSNNEDENYCECIMPRKNHYCECYNKCRNCEKEIVYKNEDESST; encoded by the coding sequence atgctctggaaactatataacttacaggaatctagactaatacaaaaccagacctctccgggaaattggaattttactgtccaattagtctcaatgattccggtcgatatccagagaggctgggaggcgacggaagccaactccaaagccttctatgtgtgtccagcttccaatcctggaaagagttattgcaactatccaggccatttttattgcggttattggggttgcgagacaatagcctcagactggccaacaaaaggagacaaatatataagtatcacttggggacctccaggttgcattccaccacaacatggatctgacggctccggggtctggggatccgtaaggggggtgaaatcatctccatcagaatgcgacagaatagaaattgaagttaaacaaccagaagatgacacatggttaattggccgtacctggggaattagatattgggaacctggagcagatagaggaagctttttcaaaataataaaagaaaggataccccacgatcctttaccagtaggaccaaatccggtcctgaatccacccactttctctaaaaaaaaaaaaaaaaaaaaaaaaaaaaaggttgtccccgtgaacatcgcaaccccttccccagactcctttttgaaaacagctaatggtaccatgactgaattctccttatctagggatttaaagttgttagaatccaaagaccctttatggaatctaatgcaagcctctctagtacaaggtcaggaattacaaggtttgcaaatggctgtagatgaggatttagcgaaaatagaacaatctatccaaaatttagccacttcagtaaagtttttatcagaagtagtactacaaaatagaagaggattagacctattatttttgaaggaaggagggttatgtgtagctctcagtgaagaatgtggttcttttgctgaccatacgggagtcgtccaagactccatgtccgaacttcggaaaaggttagaccaacgtagaaaggatcgtgaagcgggcaggtcatggtatgaaaactggtttaatgtttcaccttggctaaccactttgttgtcggctttagcaggaccgcttattatgttgatcctgggacttatatttgggccttgtatattacgctatatttttcattttattaaagaacggtttgacacagctaaattgcttattttaacctcgagagtagaatatgaaagtgtatctaataatgaagatgaaaattattgtgaatgtattatgccacgcaaaaatcattattgtgagtgctataataaatgtcgaaattgtgaaaaagaaattgtttacaagaatgaagatgaaagtagcacctaa